A single window of Pirellulales bacterium DNA harbors:
- a CDS encoding YhdH/YhfP family quinone oxidoreductase, which yields MTPDRFRCYLVTKNEAGNAQAAISHKTIEELPAGEVLIRVAYSSLNYKDALSATGNPGVTRKFPHIPGIDVAGSVVDSRSAEFRPGDEVLVTGYDLGQNTWGGFAEYARVPAAWVVPLPAGLTLRESMIYGTAGFTAAQSVAAIAHHGIEPGRGDVLVTGASGGVGILSVAFLAKLGYRVIAASGKPAAHDLVKLAGAAEIVSRDDVRDASEKPLLPARWVAAVDTVGGDTLATVVRSLDRGGCVAACGLVGGTGLKLTVFPFLLRGVSLTGIDSAECPMATRRKLWQRLATDWKPDCLPRLATEVGFGELGAKIDKILAGQVAGRVVVKPSGV from the coding sequence ATGACCCCCGACAGATTTCGCTGCTACCTGGTCACTAAGAACGAAGCGGGCAACGCGCAAGCGGCGATCTCGCACAAAACGATCGAGGAATTGCCTGCTGGCGAAGTGCTGATTCGCGTCGCGTATTCTTCGCTCAATTACAAAGATGCCCTGTCGGCTACGGGCAACCCGGGGGTGACGCGCAAGTTTCCGCATATTCCCGGTATCGATGTGGCCGGCAGCGTGGTCGATAGTCGCAGTGCCGAATTCCGTCCCGGCGACGAAGTGCTCGTCACCGGCTACGACTTGGGCCAGAACACGTGGGGTGGGTTCGCCGAATATGCGCGCGTGCCGGCCGCCTGGGTCGTGCCGCTCCCGGCCGGGCTTACCCTGCGCGAAAGTATGATCTACGGCACCGCCGGCTTTACCGCCGCGCAGAGCGTCGCGGCCATCGCCCATCACGGAATCGAACCCGGGCGCGGCGATGTGTTGGTCACCGGCGCCAGCGGTGGCGTGGGTATTCTGTCGGTGGCGTTTCTTGCCAAATTGGGTTATCGCGTGATCGCGGCCAGCGGCAAGCCGGCGGCGCATGACCTGGTGAAGTTGGCCGGCGCTGCCGAGATCGTGTCGCGCGACGACGTGCGCGACGCCAGCGAGAAGCCGTTACTGCCGGCTCGCTGGGTGGCCGCGGTCGATACCGTCGGCGGCGACACATTGGCGACCGTCGTCCGCTCGCTCGATCGGGGCGGGTGCGTGGCCGCGTGCGGTTTGGTCGGCGGCACGGGCCTCAAGCTCACCGTGTTTCCCTTCCTGCTGCGTGGCGTCAGTCTCACGGGCATCGATTCGGCCGAATGCCCGATGGCGACGCGTCGCAAATTGTGGCAGCGCCTGGCCACCGACTGGAAGCCCGATTGTCTGCCGCGGCTGGCCACGGAAGTCGGCTTCGGCGAATTGGGCGCCAAGATCGATAAGATACTCGCCGGCCAGGTGGCGGGGCGCGTGGTGGTTAAACCGAGCGGCGTATAA